The Proteiniphilum propionicum genome contains the following window.
TACATTCATATTGTTGCTCAGTATGCTGTTTGCCTCAATAAGCGGGTGAAAGCTTTCTGTAATGGTTACCGCTGAGATATCGTATGGTGTTGAGGGGATAGGAGATCCTGAGAGGGCGTCACGTATGTAACCCAGGTCACCATCATCGTTTGCCGGCACCCAGCTGAGATAAGATGAGAACGAACCAACACGGTAATGCGATATGTATTGATGAACAAGGTTTAACGACTTCACATGCTCACCCAGTTCAGGCAATATTGACATCATGTCGAACGATATGTTCCAATTTGGTAACAGCGACCTCATGCCGGGAAAGGCGGTAAGCTCCACGCTGTTAGGATCCTTGCCTGTATATGCTGCCAGTAATGAAGGGATTAACACCTCGGCTGAGTTAATGTTAACATCACCTGTTGCCGGGTCAAACGGTTGTCCTGCGTAGCTGCTTCCAGCCAGAAATCCACTGGAAGGGTAGTGTGAAAGTTCATATTGGCCCCTTACTCTTGATGCGATAGCCTCCCTGTTTTTCCGAAACCTCTCGAATGTACTTGAGAAGTAGTTTTTACCTGCTCTCTGGTTTTCAAATGCTGATGAGAGGGAGATGGTAGTCATTGCAAAACTGCCACCGTGAACCACAGGCATCTCCTCAAACATAAATTGAAATTCTGTACGCCGATTATCCTCGTAGAGAGCGTTAAGGTCGATTTTTAATCCCGGGAAAGGTTCCAGGGAAACTTCCAGTCTCATATTTTTTGTCCGGTTACTTATGGCGGGTGTAATATTGTTTTTGTTTATTACCAATAGGTTGTCTTCTTTCATTCTCTCTATGAATCTCTTTCCGCCATCAAATCCGAAGGCAAACCCCAATCCGGGAAGCAGCCCGTCAGCACCGTTATGTTGGCCGAAAATGTCGCCAATCATCTTATCATATCCAGGCAGGCTGGTACGTGTCATGTATCCAAAATTCAGGTTGATACTGCGAACCATCATCACTGCTCTCATGGCATAACTTGCAATGTCGTAACCGGGAGTACTTCCTTCCGCCGGCGAGATGTCCGCCTGCATAGGTCCCGCCCCTCCGTTAAAAATACTGTTCGCCTTCTGCAGGAAAGGAATCTTATTGTATAGCAACACCAGGTTGAACCTGCTGTTTACTGAAAGTGCAAAATCGTTCTGTAGAAAGTTGCCTGTATTTTCATCATCGACAACAGCTCCGCGTTCCCACCGGTAGCGGGAGTTATATGCTGCACTCGAACTGATCCAGTCAAGCGGTGCTATATGAGCGAACGGGAGGATATATGTAACGTTGGCCGCCTGCTCGTAGTTGAGTGGTTTCCCTAGCTCACGTATACTGTGGATCACAGAATCCTTCCATATTTCATAATCGCTCCGGTTAATCTTTTTATTCACTTGCAGATAAGGCTCTTCAATTTCGGCTATCGTACCCGAATGAAACGATGCTTTCAGGTTTCTCGTCAGATCCCACGTGATGGAAAAATCCCGGTCCCAAAAGAAATTGCGGCTAAACGAAAGGTATTGCCGTTGCGACTGTGTTGTTCCATCTCCTTGGGCATTGAGGCTCCGGAGCTGTTTCTCCTGATAATTACGCACTAACAGTGAACCTGCTCTGATGTTGTTTGGGAGTAAATTAAAATATAGCGCTTTAACCGGTTTCAGCCATCCGGAGTTGTCTTTTATATTTTTAAAAGGCTCCAGGGATTTCATTAAAGGGGAGTACTCGTAGTCCGCCTGTATCCGGTAATCGAGTACCGTTGCGTACTCGGTATCAGGGCTGTGAAGTTCATTAATGTTCCTGGCAAAGGTGAAGCTTAAGTTGGCCGGATCGTATGGCATCGGGTTTTTACTACTGATATTTACTTTTACATTGCTCAGGCTAATGCTTTTGTTTATAGAACTTGTAGTTGAGATGTTTTGAATAGAATCGCGATGATGCCTGTTTTTGGACTGTTTCAATGATTCGGAGAGCAGGATATCTCTGTTAAATGGGTCGTAGAGCGGGGTCCATGTCCGGTCTGAATAGGAGTATTGAAACGGTGCCGTCACCTTTGCCTGCCTTGGAAGAAAACGTCCTAACTCAAAATTAAAAGACATATGCATTGATAAATAGTCATCGTTGCGTCGTTGCAAAAGGCTCCTGCTGAGAGCACCAAAGCCGGCTGTCTCTTTTCTTCCAGAGAAGGCGACAGTACCGATATCTGACAGTGCCAGCTGCATATTTCCCTGAAACGCCCAACCTCCTTTTTCATCGAACTCGCTTAAGCGTAGCTCGTTTATCCATACTTCCCCCGACTGATTCCTGTCAGAATGGTTCCTGATGCCAATCATCATCACCTTCACTTCTGCCAGCGAAGGATTACCAATAATGGTTATCCTGTTTCCCGGTTTATCCGGGTCGTAAAGCGAGTAGGGGATATAATAGTCAGCACCACCACTACGGTGTTTTTCTGCATTACGTTCCAGCTTCAGGCCGGTGAACAGCTCAAGAGGAAAATCGAACATGTTTTCCAGTGGCCATACCGTCTTCTGCCCGGTCGGGCTATTGGTGCTGTACTGCCCTTCAGGAGTAATTAGCAGAGGTATCTCATACTCGTAGAAGTTATCCCTGTAGTCCGACCCCAGACGCAAGAATATTGAAAGATCCCCATCCTGTAATGTGCCGGGGACTTCCGGCAGCTGCTCCGCATGTACAAACATCTGCAGCCTTTTATAGCGGCGCATATCATACATACTGTTTTTGTAGATCGACCTGGAGGCCCCCGGCTCAAGATCTTGTACCTTTATAGAAAGCGACTGCTCATTCTCCTGTCTGAGCTGAGGTTGTCCCGGATCAAGAATACGTGTAACCCCCGGAGGCAAAACATAATTTACCGGTGTGCGATTGCCGTTCTCTTCAATGTTCACTGTTGAAATGTCAAGGCTACCTGTGCCTGTGACTTCTCCTCCTGTTACAGGATCTTTCGTGTAACTTCTCCACTCACTACGTACCAGTTCAAGTGTGGCGAATCTTAGAAAGATAGGTTCTTCAAAGCCGGTAAGAAAAATTCTCATAAACCGGATATTGTTGAACCCATTTATATTGCCAATCTTTTGCTGATAATCCCTGACAGGTATTTTAAACTGGTACCAATTGACCTTCCCGTCCTGTCCGTTCCGCAATCTCACGCTCACTTCACGCCTGTCGACAATAAAGTTGCTTCCCGTCTCCATATTTTCGTGCCTAAGCGATACCCTGTACTGATAATATGATTCATTCTCATTGAGTGTATTGTCGTTATCTATGTCCTCCACATCAGGAGTGGATCGCGATATTGAAGAATAGCGTGCATCTTCATCAGATGCAAGTGAATTGCCTTCAGTGCCGTTGAAATATTTATATCTCTCGAGTATGCTCATCTGCATGCGATCCTGTTCCGCCCCTCTATAATGGCGGAATTTGTCCCCTGCAGGGTCGTTTAACGGTGAGTGGCTGTCGGCTTCCATTGCTGAAATAGTTTCACCCGATAACCGGGGACGAAGTTCGTTCAGGTAGTTGGCATATGATGGATACACTTTCTCCTCTTCACTGCTCAGTCCGTTCAGCCCTACATCCTGCAACCGTCGTGCTTCCATCCCCTGAGAGTTGTCGAAGGCATAAACTGTGGACTGCCGCTTCGGGTATTTACCCCATACTGTGTATCCCACTGCCGTAGTATCGCCATCAACAGGCAACCCATTCTCAAAAAACTTTTTTCCGTCTTTCAACACATCTTCCGATATATCACCAAGGTTGAAGTAGAGGTCGCCACCTGTTGAAGTGCCGAGCGTGTCATTCACAAAAGGATCCATCAGCCAGAACTCAATATATTCAATGTTTGCTGCCTCAAAATCGCGGGTATCCATTCGTCGTGTGATACCACCCCAACGTTGTTCCGGATTGAGTAGATTTCCTTTACCGTCCACATTACTATCAAGGTTATAAGGTCCCCGTTCGTTAGGATAGTAGGAGATATTAAGTGCAGGAATGGTGGCTGGCTGTCCGTAATAGGCATCCCTGTTGGGGTAAATCTCCCTCTCAAATATCTCCCTTACCCGGTGGTCGGAGAGTTGGGTGTGATCGTTTTTGATATGAGCAGGCGTCAGGCTCGAATTCCTTCCGGTGAAGATGCCATCGATATAGAACCATGCCATCAGCGCGCGGTTTTTTCCATAATCGGTATTGTTAGAGAGTGCCGCCTCCGGAAACAGTCCTGAGGACGTGTTGTTAAGCGGAGTGGAGGCGAGTGACCAGGAGTAGGGTGTACGAAGATCGATGCTCGTCGATGAACTTTCAAAATCATCAATATAGGAGTATTCGCCCGTGTATCTGTTTTTATAGTGTCCGGCAATCAAGTGAGCAAACTCCAGGTTTGCCGAAAGTTGAGAAGGTGCTGTAGCATCCACAAAAGGCAGCATATCAATCAGGTTGGTTAGCGCATACGACTTTCTTCTGTAGGAAAGGTTTGCCCCCCACAACGTATTTTTTGCAGATTCGTCTCCGTAAGCACTTTTCATTATTAGTGGTTTCTCGTAGTAGTGCATCAGCGTGACTCCTGCTGAAAAGTCCTTTGAAAAATCGTATAACAGGTTGATACCCATCAGTGTCTTGCGTTGCAGATGCGACATAAGGCGGTTTTCGAGAGTTACACTCACAGGTGTTCCCGATTCAAGAACTGAACGGTTAATGATGCTTACAATACCTGAGAGATAATCAACCGTGTAATCAACACCTTCGGTAAGGGGGATACCGCCGGCAGTGACCCTTACCGAACCCCTTTCCACATTCACTGCGTTTAGGTTTATCTCATGGGCGGAAGAGCCTCTGTACTCGCCACTCAAACGGAACTTATTTCTTTCGGGGACCTGTCGTGCTGCGGTGAGCGTTGAATCATACAACTCCTGATATACATATTTGCGGGCAATGGCATCGTTATCGATTTTTTTCTTCAGATGCGACCCGAACGGCTCAGTAACAGGAAATATAATCCAGCCGTTTTCGCTGTCTATTGTATAGCCTTCAAGAAAATCGAAGATCCCGTCGGGATTGGGATTATTGCGTGAGTCAAGCCTGTCGAGGTTCATTATGGTGAGGAGCAGCTTGTCGTCTACACCACTCCCTGGTAGATAGTTCATATAGATACCTGAGGAATCGCTCTGGTATGTGACATTCATCCTGAAGCGATCCTTTTGCACATTGTATGCTCCATATCCTATGGAGTAGATGTTTTTCATCATCAGCCCCCATGCCGGGGACCGTGGAGAGAACGAAACAGGTTTCAGCAGTTTAACAAACAGGGCACCCTTTTGCCTGTCGCCGTTACCTGCAGAAACGCTTCCCACTTCACCGGAGAACTCTCCCACCTGGTACACCCTGCCATTATATGTGTATTCGTAAGCAATTGCCAGCACTTCATCAGGCTGTAACGGCATGTTAAGGGAGATATATCCAAGCTGAGGGCGGTATTTGTACTCAGAGGGACTCAGGAGTCGCGCATTCTCCAGCTTTTCATAGTCCGTGCCCGGGACGATGCTGCCGGGGAGGGTGTTTTCCGTTTCACTCAGATTGCGTGCACCGGGGTAGTTAGAGACAAGCTCGCCATACATGGTGTTGGACATATTGTCAGGAACGTCTGACGAGCCTTGCGCTGTCCACATCGGGTTATGTATGTTGTTGTGTTCCCCCAGGTCGGCAAATGCAATAATATTTCTAACCCTGTCATACTCCCCTCGTTTGTTGGTCACCCACACCTCCATCCTTGTTATGGATACCGATGACTGCACATAAGGGAGCTTTGCCAATGCATTATCATAGGTATCGCGGAAGTAATGTCCCAGGAAAAAATGGCGGTTCTCATCATACTTGTCGGCGTTAAGCTCAAATTGTGTAGTTTGTACCCCACCGCCGGTATTAACGGTTTGTGATTCCGACTGTTGTTGAGAGATGACCGTATTTACCCGCAGTTTACCAAACTGCAGTTCCGATTTTATGCCCAACAGCGCTGCTCCGCCGTCAATAAGCGAGTTGGTTGTGGACATGTTAACGTTTCCCGCTTCAATATTTTTAATTATCTCGTCTTCATCACCCTTATAAGCAAGCCTTATCTGTTTTGCATCTGCATCAAAGGTAGCATCGGTATTGTAATTGATATCGAAATTTATCTTTTCCCCCACTTTGGCATTCATATTTAGCTTTATCTGCTGGTCTGAATCGAATATATTTCTTACTCGTGACCGTTGCGGAATGCCCGGATTACCGGTAAAATCCCGTTTAATCCCAGCTGATATCTCTACAGATCCCTGTGCAGTGAACCTTATGCCCCCAGGGCCGAAAATTGTCCCTGGCTGATTTGTCCTTTTGCGAATACCTGAGAGTGACGAGTATCGTGAGGATGGCCTTAAACCGTCACGGTTAAGGGAGTTCTTTTCTCTGAAATAGTCCGATTGCATCTGTCGCGACCGGTATTCCATATACTCTTTCGGAGTCATGGTGACGGGAGTGTTTATCACTGCATCACCCACCTTATATTCAAAGATATAGAGGTTGGAGCGATAATCGTAGCGTACTTCCGTTACAACATTAGAAGGATTTTGCAGTCTAACAGGCAGCCCCTGCCGATTAAAAGGCAGTGTTACGGCAGCAGTATCTTTTGGCATGAGCCCAGTCTCAACGCTGTCGGGCGGTAAAACTGTGCTGTTAGCATAAGCAAAATAAACTGGCATTCCATTCAGGGGGAACAGAATATAGAGGAGTAATATGTAAACAGTTTTTTTCAGAGAGACAACAGCAATATACGATTCTTGAATTCAAAAATGTGTATTACGTAACCAGCTGTTGTTATAATCTCTTCAATGCCTCTTTGATAACACCTTCTACCGGTAGTGAGGGTGCTTCTTTTATAATTTTTGATACCACCTTGTTTGAGGCTGTCTGAACAAACCCCAGCATCACCAAGGCTGAGACTGCAGCATGGCCTGTCTCCGACAGATCGCTTTTTGAAAACGGTTTAACTATACCGCTCTCATCGGTTATCTTGATCTTGTCTTTTAAATCCACGATTATCCGCTGTGCGGTTTTTGCTCCTATACCCTTGACTGTCTGCAACATTGCTGTATTTTCATTAGCGATAATAACCTCCAGCTCTTTTGAGCTGAACGATGAGAGTATTACCCTGGCCGTACTTGGCCCTACGCCAGAAACGCTTATAAGGTGCAAGAACAGTTCCCGTTCATGTTTATCCATGAAGCCGAACAAAACATGTGCGTCTTCTCGAATAGATTCATACACATAGAGTTTGGCTGCCGGCTTTTCATGAATGGCACCGTAGGTGTTCAGTGAAATATTCATCTGGTAACCGATACCTCCGCATTCCAATGTTACGGAGGCCGGTGTTAGTTCGGCGACATCGCCTTTAATATAGTCTATCATTTTTTTTACAATGCAGCTTAATTACGTAATACCGTTAATATAACGGTAAAATTCCGGGAAAAGTATGAACAGAGGAAAAAAATCTGTTGTTACCGGTGACTGCAGTCATATCCCGTATTTCCGGCCTTCAGGTGAATGTATGCCCTTTGGCATAAGCTTATGAGCAATGAGCTTGCTTGTTTTATTAAACTTTCAGGTGAATGTATGGCCTTTGGCAAGGCCTCCTTCTGCCGTTTCTTTGTATAAAGATGGTAGATCGTGCCCGGTCTCTTTCATCACATTTACCACCCTGTCGAACGATACCCGGTGAATTCCGTCTGTGAACGAAGAGTATAGGTTGGCATCCAGCGCACGCGCTGCAGCATAGGCATTTCGTTCTATGCATGGTATTTGTACCAGTCCGCAAACCGGGTCGCAGGTCATCCCCAGGTGGTGCTCCAGTCCCATCTCGGCAGCATATTCTATCTGAGCGGGGCTACCTCCGAAAAGCTGGCTGGCAGCTGCGGCAGCCATAGCGCAGGCAACACCCACTTCTCCCTGACACCCCACCTCGGCACCCGAGATAGATGCGTTTTTCTTTACAATATTTCCAAATAACCCAGCAGTTGCCAATGCACGCAGCATTCTGTTTTTGCTGAATTCACGAATCTGCTCAAGGTGATAGAGCACCGAAGGAACCACGCCGCTGGAGCCGCATGTGGGCGCCGTTACAATTTCACCGCCTGCGGCATTCTCTTCCGATACCGCCAGTGCGTAGGCAAACACTAATCCGCGAGATTGTAATGATGCCTTATAGCCTTTGGCTTTTATAAAGTAGCTTGCTGCTTTCCGGTGGAGGCTAAGCGGTCCCGGCAGTATCCCTTCATTATCGAGTCCCCGCTTTACGGATGCTTTCATTACATCCCATACTTTTCCCAGATAATCCCATATATCTTTTCCCTCGCACTCCTCCACGTACTCCCAATAGCTTTTGCCTGTCCTTTCGCACCACTCCATTATCTCTGTCATTGTGGTCATCGGATATATATCTTTTCCCTCGTTTTCAGAGAGTCCGATCGTATTTTTTCCATCGGAAAGGGTGCCGCCTCCTATGCTGTATACCGTCTGCACGTCCATCAGCTCTCCGTTGCTGTCATATGCCTCTATTTTAAGTCCGTTAGGATGAAAAGGCAAGAACGTCTTTGGCAACCACTCAATGGTGGCCGGTGCAACAGGTTCAAGTACACTTAATATAGCTATGTCGGTTAGGTGACCTTTTCCGGTTGCTGCAAGGCTTCCATAAAGTGTCACCTCAAAACGCCCGGCATCGGGGTTTGCTTCAGCAAACAGAGAGGCTGCTTTTTTAGGTCCCATGGTGTGGCTACTCGATGGTCCGTTACCTATCCTGTAGAGCTCTTTAATTGATTGCATAAGGTGGAATTAGAGTTAGAAAATCATTTACGCAAAGATAGCTATAAAAACAATTCCGGGAAATAGCAAAACAGCTGTTTTCAAACACTTTTACAATTGCCATGTCGTCAGACACCATATGCCTGAAAAAATCAATCCCGAGGTCATCTTACGAAGTTCAATCCAATTCCATGTCGTCAGACAACGTGTCTGCCGTAAATAGACTAATCCTTCCCGCCAAAATTAAATATTATGGGTATGGCGGCCGGTACTTTTACAAGTTTTCGGCCTACTGTAAGCTTAGGCCACAGCTTCACCGTCACTGAGGTTGAGTTGGGGGTTATTCCCAGGAAGTCACTCATCTCCTTCGTAACCCTGTCCTGCGAATAGCGGTTCATCAGGTTTTTCAGGTCGATACTAACAGGTATAGGTACCACCTTTGTCTCTCCCGGTTCAATGCGGATAGGAATATCCATTTTTCCCGTAGCAAACTCCATCTCATTGATAAGAATTGTGTAATCCAGCGCATCAAGGAAAGCAGCTGCTGTATTAGGGTTTGTTACATCCATATTGAGCGTCATGCTGAAAGGTATGTTCTGCCTGCTTGAGCCTCCCGCAAGGACAGTGGCTATGGATGCCAGGTTTGAGACCGATATGCTTGAGGCATTACCCAAGTTTATCCCTGCCACAAGTATATTATCGAGCGAATGGTATCGGTATTCGCTCTGAGAGAGCTGGTAGGCACCCCCGATTCTACTAATGAGATCGCAGCCGGTAAGTAGTACCGACGCCATAAAGATTAAGATAACTCTTTTCATTTTGTTCTCTGTTTTATTACTTAATGGTTATCATTGTTGCTCCATATCCGTATTCCTGAAATGAAGCATCCTGATGATAACATTTTGGATAATTCTTCTTCAGCTCCTTTATGATGGCATTTCTAAGAACGCCGTCGCCTTTCCCGTGGATAAATACAATTTTTCGGTTTTTATCGTTTATGTGTTCACTCATCACTTCGTTAAACTTCTTTAACTGATACTCCAATATATCGGCACTGTTCATTCCCGTTGTGGTATCAAGTAGCTCATCAATATGCAGGTCAATTTCAATTACGGGACTTTTTTTTCTTTTTTCGATGCGCTGTCTTTTGGGGCGTTTTTCTATCTGTTCCTTCTCTTTTACAATCCTATCAAGGTCGCCGGCAGAGACAAGAATCTCCTTCACAGGCAGGTCGTCCTGCATAACATAATATATAAGCGCATCATCTTCGAAATAGTCGTTTTCGCGGAAACAGTGCAGCTTGTAAAACTTCACAGTGTCAATTCGAAGTTCCACCGAACATGGATTCTTGAACCTGAACTGTTTGTTGTGTTTGAACGCAATAAACTGCACGCATACCTTTTCTAAGTTGTTCAGTTCAAATTTGTCGAACTCTTCTATGAAAATTTTGGTATTCGGCTCCACCGAGCCGCTGTAACGGCTTTTCCAGGAGTTGTTCTCTCTGCTCATATAGTTGAAAAAGAGATAGTAGTTGCTGTCGTTCACGAAATAACACTCGTAAGGTGTAGTGTTAATATTTTTCATATCTGTAGGCAGAAAGGCCAGGCATACAGTAATGTTTTCTCCCTCAGGAGTCTCTTCAGGGATCTCTGCATTCTCTGTTTTAGCAACCGGTTTGAATGATACAGCCATATTATCCTGAGAAGGTTTTTTGTCCTGCAATACCGTTTGATCCTCAGGGGCTTGCCCTAACTTTTCGTTTCCTGCTGACTCCACAAGCACACATTCCGATATAAGTACAGGCACATCAAATCCATGCTCATCTTCCACAACCGCAAGTTGCTTGTTTAAAAAACCTTTTACTGTTCCTCCGCCTACTGTGTTGAGGAAACGTACCTTGTCGCCTACTGATAATTTGTTCATTTTCTATGGTGTAATTAATCCGTACCTCAGGCAAATTTTCCATGGAAAAGCCTGTTTAGGGTGTGATAATTTTGTTACCTGTTGCAAAGTTGACTAATTTTGTGGAATAAATGCATTAATAATTACGAAAAATAGTTTTTACGATTGTAAAAAAATGAAAAAGGATAAAATCCAACAACTGCAGATATCCCGTTTCAACTATACTCTTCCTGATGAAAAAATTGCCAAATACCCTCTTGAGCATAGAGATGCATCAAAGCTTTTGCTTTACCGAGGTTCGAGGATAACATCGTTGCCATTTGCCGATTTACCAGGTCAGCTGCCTGACAACAGTCTGCTTCTGTTCAACAACACCCGGGTAATCCACGCCCGCCTTCTTTTCCGCAAGGAGACAGGTGCACATATTGAGGTTTTCTGTCTTTCACCTCTGTACCCGGCCGACTATGCACTGAGTTTTCAGCAGCGGCAGCACTGTTCCTGGAAATGTATGATCGGAAATGCCAGACGATGGAAGAGCGGGCCACTGACAATGGATATCCCTCTGAAAGGTGATGTAGTGAGGCTTACAGCTCAAAAAACCGGCAACCCTGCACAGGAAACGATCGTCGATTTTTCATGGAATAACGGTGAATATACATTCTCGGAGATACTTGAAGCGGCGGGGAAGCTGCCTATACCTCCCTATCTTAATCGTCCGTCTGAAGCGAAGGATGATGTGACCTACCAGACAGTCTATTCCCGGATAGAGGGCTCAGTAG
Protein-coding sequences here:
- the sov gene encoding T9SS outer membrane translocon Sov/SprA, which encodes MPVYFAYANSTVLPPDSVETGLMPKDTAAVTLPFNRQGLPVRLQNPSNVVTEVRYDYRSNLYIFEYKVGDAVINTPVTMTPKEYMEYRSRQMQSDYFREKNSLNRDGLRPSSRYSSLSGIRKRTNQPGTIFGPGGIRFTAQGSVEISAGIKRDFTGNPGIPQRSRVRNIFDSDQQIKLNMNAKVGEKINFDINYNTDATFDADAKQIRLAYKGDEDEIIKNIEAGNVNMSTTNSLIDGGAALLGIKSELQFGKLRVNTVISQQQSESQTVNTGGGVQTTQFELNADKYDENRHFFLGHYFRDTYDNALAKLPYVQSSVSITRMEVWVTNKRGEYDRVRNIIAFADLGEHNNIHNPMWTAQGSSDVPDNMSNTMYGELVSNYPGARNLSETENTLPGSIVPGTDYEKLENARLLSPSEYKYRPQLGYISLNMPLQPDEVLAIAYEYTYNGRVYQVGEFSGEVGSVSAGNGDRQKGALFVKLLKPVSFSPRSPAWGLMMKNIYSIGYGAYNVQKDRFRMNVTYQSDSSGIYMNYLPGSGVDDKLLLTIMNLDRLDSRNNPNPDGIFDFLEGYTIDSENGWIIFPVTEPFGSHLKKKIDNDAIARKYVYQELYDSTLTAARQVPERNKFRLSGEYRGSSAHEINLNAVNVERGSVRVTAGGIPLTEGVDYTVDYLSGIVSIINRSVLESGTPVSVTLENRLMSHLQRKTLMGINLLYDFSKDFSAGVTLMHYYEKPLIMKSAYGDESAKNTLWGANLSYRRKSYALTNLIDMLPFVDATAPSQLSANLEFAHLIAGHYKNRYTGEYSYIDDFESSSTSIDLRTPYSWSLASTPLNNTSSGLFPEAALSNNTDYGKNRALMAWFYIDGIFTGRNSSLTPAHIKNDHTQLSDHRVREIFEREIYPNRDAYYGQPATIPALNISYYPNERGPYNLDSNVDGKGNLLNPEQRWGGITRRMDTRDFEAANIEYIEFWLMDPFVNDTLGTSTGGDLYFNLGDISEDVLKDGKKFFENGLPVDGDTTAVGYTVWGKYPKRQSTVYAFDNSQGMEARRLQDVGLNGLSSEEEKVYPSYANYLNELRPRLSGETISAMEADSHSPLNDPAGDKFRHYRGAEQDRMQMSILERYKYFNGTEGNSLASDEDARYSSISRSTPDVEDIDNDNTLNENESYYQYRVSLRHENMETGSNFIVDRREVSVRLRNGQDGKVNWYQFKIPVRDYQQKIGNINGFNNIRFMRIFLTGFEEPIFLRFATLELVRSEWRSYTKDPVTGGEVTGTGSLDISTVNIEENGNRTPVNYVLPPGVTRILDPGQPQLRQENEQSLSIKVQDLEPGASRSIYKNSMYDMRRYKRLQMFVHAEQLPEVPGTLQDGDLSIFLRLGSDYRDNFYEYEIPLLITPEGQYSTNSPTGQKTVWPLENMFDFPLELFTGLKLERNAEKHRSGGADYYIPYSLYDPDKPGNRITIIGNPSLAEVKVMMIGIRNHSDRNQSGEVWINELRLSEFDEKGGWAFQGNMQLALSDIGTVAFSGRKETAGFGALSRSLLQRRNDDYLSMHMSFNFELGRFLPRQAKVTAPFQYSYSDRTWTPLYDPFNRDILLSESLKQSKNRHHRDSIQNISTTSSINKSISLSNVKVNISSKNPMPYDPANLSFTFARNINELHSPDTEYATVLDYRIQADYEYSPLMKSLEPFKNIKDNSGWLKPVKALYFNLLPNNIRAGSLLVRNYQEKQLRSLNAQGDGTTQSQRQYLSFSRNFFWDRDFSITWDLTRNLKASFHSGTIAEIEEPYLQVNKKINRSDYEIWKDSVIHSIRELGKPLNYEQAANVTYILPFAHIAPLDWISSSAAYNSRYRWERGAVVDDENTGNFLQNDFALSVNSRFNLVLLYNKIPFLQKANSIFNGGAGPMQADISPAEGSTPGYDIASYAMRAVMMVRSINLNFGYMTRTSLPGYDKMIGDIFGQHNGADGLLPGLGFAFGFDGGKRFIERMKEDNLLVINKNNITPAISNRTKNMRLEVSLEPFPGLKIDLNALYEDNRRTEFQFMFEEMPVVHGGSFAMTTISLSSAFENQRAGKNYFSSTFERFRKNREAIASRVRGQYELSHYPSSGFLAGSSYAGQPFDPATGDVNINSAEVLIPSLLAAYTGKDPNSVELTAFPGMRSLLPNWNISFDMMSILPELGEHVKSLNLVHQYISHYRVGSFSSYLSWVPANDDGDLGYIRDALSGSPIPSTPYDISAVTITESFHPLIEANSILSNNMNVSLRINRTRALNLNIPSYRIVEMNDNDIVVGIGYRIADFNRIAGFGSNSMQRVRNSRLPGIAGEKGQSHASKTFSNTLNLRFDVSHKTTSALIRKIEDGFTQATSGIKTITIRFTADYELSRALTLRAFYDKLINTPLVSSSSYPGATTNAGVSLRINLIQ
- the ruvA gene encoding Holliday junction branch migration protein RuvA encodes the protein MIDYIKGDVAELTPASVTLECGGIGYQMNISLNTYGAIHEKPAAKLYVYESIREDAHVLFGFMDKHERELFLHLISVSGVGPSTARVILSSFSSKELEVIIANENTAMLQTVKGIGAKTAQRIIVDLKDKIKITDESGIVKPFSKSDLSETGHAAVSALVMLGFVQTASNKVVSKIIKEAPSLPVEGVIKEALKRL
- a CDS encoding L-serine ammonia-lyase is translated as MQSIKELYRIGNGPSSSHTMGPKKAASLFAEANPDAGRFEVTLYGSLAATGKGHLTDIAILSVLEPVAPATIEWLPKTFLPFHPNGLKIEAYDSNGELMDVQTVYSIGGGTLSDGKNTIGLSENEGKDIYPMTTMTEIMEWCERTGKSYWEYVEECEGKDIWDYLGKVWDVMKASVKRGLDNEGILPGPLSLHRKAASYFIKAKGYKASLQSRGLVFAYALAVSEENAAGGEIVTAPTCGSSGVVPSVLYHLEQIREFSKNRMLRALATAGLFGNIVKKNASISGAEVGCQGEVGVACAMAAAAASQLFGGSPAQIEYAAEMGLEHHLGMTCDPVCGLVQIPCIERNAYAAARALDANLYSSFTDGIHRVSFDRVVNVMKETGHDLPSLYKETAEGGLAKGHTFT
- a CDS encoding NDR1/HIN1-like protein, producing the protein MKRVILIFMASVLLTGCDLISRIGGAYQLSQSEYRYHSLDNILVAGINLGNASSISVSNLASIATVLAGGSSRQNIPFSMTLNMDVTNPNTAAAFLDALDYTILINEMEFATGKMDIPIRIEPGETKVVPIPVSIDLKNLMNRYSQDRVTKEMSDFLGITPNSTSVTVKLWPKLTVGRKLVKVPAAIPIIFNFGGKD
- a CDS encoding DUF2027 domain-containing protein, which produces MNKLSVGDKVRFLNTVGGGTVKGFLNKQLAVVEDEHGFDVPVLISECVLVESAGNEKLGQAPEDQTVLQDKKPSQDNMAVSFKPVAKTENAEIPEETPEGENITVCLAFLPTDMKNINTTPYECYFVNDSNYYLFFNYMSRENNSWKSRYSGSVEPNTKIFIEEFDKFELNNLEKVCVQFIAFKHNKQFRFKNPCSVELRIDTVKFYKLHCFRENDYFEDDALIYYVMQDDLPVKEILVSAGDLDRIVKEKEQIEKRPKRQRIEKRKKSPVIEIDLHIDELLDTTTGMNSADILEYQLKKFNEVMSEHINDKNRKIVFIHGKGDGVLRNAIIKELKKNYPKCYHQDASFQEYGYGATMITIK